One window from the genome of Cottoperca gobio chromosome 15, fCotGob3.1, whole genome shotgun sequence encodes:
- the LOC115019676 gene encoding LOW QUALITY PROTEIN: protein FAM160B1-like (The sequence of the model RefSeq protein was modified relative to this genomic sequence to represent the inferred CDS: deleted 1 base in 1 codon): MFSKFTSILQHAVEALAPSLPLQEDFVYHWKAITHYYIETSDDKAPVTDTNIPSHLEQMLDIVIQEERERESGETGPCMEYLLHHKILETLYTLGKADCPPGMKQQVLTFYTKLLAHIRQPLLPHINVHRPVQKLIRLCGEVLAAPTENEEIQFLCIVCSKLKQDPYLVNFFLENKSKRPETKSPAGTEVVKENVLAPDTGQSLAQKQVERPEEPPAAAAASTSSPTSNNNNNNNYNLVTSLLNLTKSPDGRIVVKACEGLMLLVSLPEPAAAKCLTENTELCELLTDRLVSFYKALPQSMDPLDIETVESVNWGLDVYNLKEDAAIFAGKRALISFLSWLDYCDQLIKEAQKSAAAVMARNVRDRFFVSVMEPQLMQTSEVGILTSTALLNRIIRQVTSEALMQEMIYFLLGEETEPETLATMAQSPLRHRLIEHCDHLSDEISIMTLRLFEQLIQKPNQHILHSLVLRSLEERNYLENKPQEEREPLENGQPHDAVDLEEDPLFGDEPSPDSRLSGSDWLSSSPQQSPDHLKSDGKTEVHKIVNSFLCLVPDEAKSSNHVEGTGYDTYLRDAHRQFRDYCGVCRRWDWRGNPKPLEKCNLDGPFFEGHFLKVLFDRMGRILDQPYDVNLQVTAVLSKLSMFPHPHLHEYLLDPYINLAPGCRSLFSVIVRVVGDLMLRIQRIPDFTPKLLLVRKRLLGLEPQGINIDHMTLLEGVIVLEEFCKELAAIAFVKYHAASSSP; encoded by the exons ATGTTCTCCAAATTTACGTCCATTCTTCAGCATGCTGTGGAAGCG cttGCCCCATCGCTGCCCTTGCAGGAGGACTTTGTCTATCACTGGAAGGCCattacacattattacattGAAACTTCTG ATGACAAAGCTCCAGTCACAGACACCAACATCCCATCCCACCTGGAACAGATGCTGGACATCGTGATCCAGGAGGAAAGGGAAAGGGAGTCTGGAGAGACGGGACCCTGCATGGAGTATCTCCTACATCATAAGATCCTGGAGACTCTCTACACATTGGGCAAGGCAGAT TGTCCTCCAGGGATGAAGCAGCAGGTGCTTACCTTCTACACTAAGCTGCTAGCACACATTCGTCAACCTCTCCTGCCACACATAAATGTCCACAGACCTGTACAG AAACTGATCCGTCTGTGCGGGGAGGTGCTAGCTGCTCCTACAGAAAATGAAGAGATTCAGTTCCTTTGTATAGTCTGTTCCAAACTGAAGCAGGACCCATACCTTGTCAACTTCTTCCTCGAG aaCAAGTCAAAGAGACCCGAGACAAAGAGTCCCGCAGGGACAGAGGTGGTGAAGGAGAATGTGTTGGCTCCAGACACTGGTCAGTCTCTGGCTCAGAAACAGGTTGAGCGCCCAGAGGAGCCTccggctgcagctgctgcctcCACCTCTAGTCCCaccagcaacaataacaacaacaacaattacaATCTCGTCACATCGCTGCTCAACCTCACAAAGAGCCCT GATGGCAGGATAGTGGTGAAGGCATGTGAGGGCCTGATGCTGCTGGTCAGTTTACCAGAGCCTGCAGCTGCCAAGTGTTTAACTGAAAACACTGAGCTCTGTGAGCTCCTGACTGACAGGCTGGTCTCCTTCTATAAAGCCCTGCCACAGTCCATGGACCCCTTGGACATTGAGACAGTGGAGTCGGTCAACTGGGG TCTGGACGTATATAACCTGAAGGAGGATGCTGCTATCTTCGCAGGGAAGAGGGCGCTCATCTCCTTCCTGTCCTGGCTAGATTACTGTGACCAGCTCATCAAGGAGGCTCAGAAG tcagcagctgcagtgatgGCAAGAAATGTGAGAGATAGATTCTTTGTGTCTGTCATGGAGCCGCAGCTTATGCAGAC GTCCGAGGTGGGCATCCTGACCTCCACGGCCCTGCTGAACAGGATCATCAGGCAGGTGACATCCGAAGCTCTGATGCAGGAGATGATTTACTTCCTGCTAGGAGAAGAGACCGAGCCAGAAACTCTAGCTACTATGGCGCAGAGTCCACTCCGACACAGACTTATCGAGCACTGCGACCACCTGTCAGACGAG ATCAGCATCATGACACTGCGGCTATTTGAGCAGCTGATCCAGAAGCCCAACCAGCACATCCTCCACAGCTTA GTGCTGCGTAGCCTGGAGGAGAGGAACTACCTGGAGAACAAACCGCAGGAGGAGCGGGAGCCCCTGGAGAACGGGCAGCCCCACGATGCCGT AGACCTTGAGGAGGATCCCCTGTTTGGTGACGAGCCCTCTCCAGACAGCAGGCTGTCCGGTTCTGATTGGCTCAGCTCCTCTCCACAACAGAGTCCCGACCACTTAAAGTCTGACGGGAAGACGGAGGTGCACAAGATAGTCAACAG TTTCCTGTGTTTGGTGCCCGATGAGGCGAAGTCATCGAATCACGTTGAAGGCACAGGCTATGACACCTACCTCAGAGATGCTCACAGACAG TTCAGGGACTACTGTGGGGTCTGCCGGCGGTGGGACTGGAGGGGGAATCCAAAGCCTTTAGAGAAGTGTAACTTGGACGGGCCATTCTTTGAGGGCCACTTCCTCAAGGTTCTCTTCGACAGGATGGGTCGCATCCTAGACCAG CCGTACGATGTCAACCTGCAGGTGACCGCTGTGCTTTCCAAGCTGTCTATGTTTCCACACCCCCACCTGCACGAGTACCTGCTGGACCCGTACATCAACCTGGCCCCCGGGTGCAggtctctgttctctgtcatCGTCAGG gtggTGGGGGATCTCATGTTGAGGATTCAGCGCATCCCAGACTTCACACCCAAACTGCTGCTCGTCAGGAAGAGATTATTAGGTCTGGAGCCGCAGGGCATCAA TATCGACCACATGACTCTGCTGGAGGGCGTGATCGTGCTGGAGGAGTTCTGCAAAGAGCTGGCGGCCATCGCCTTCGTCAAATACCACGCGGCTTCCTCCTCGCCGTAA